The following coding sequences lie in one Arachis hypogaea cultivar Tifrunner chromosome 4, arahy.Tifrunner.gnm2.J5K5, whole genome shotgun sequence genomic window:
- the LOC112796335 gene encoding ubiquitin-conjugating enzyme E2 32 has product MAEKYNMKNPAVKRILQEVKEMQSNPSDDFTSLPLEENIFEWQFAIRGPRDTEFEGAVYHGRIQLPSEYPFKPPSFMLLTPNGRFETQTKICLSISNHHPEHWQPSWSVRTALVALIAFMPTNPNGALGSLDYKKEERRTLAIKSREAPPKFGTPERQKLIDEIHEYMLSKAPPVPQHSSIQLLEEEHSRDEEAESQANSHNPEALPAEEGIPDQAGDRIVEEEVVVDDNLQGVEASTEIQSNVSRNQSPHNSGLRVQNPKPETRIQQKLDDHIFTLIAIGLAIAIVALLLKKFVKSSDQGPVFMDGS; this is encoded by the exons ATGGCGGAGAAGTACAACATGAAGAACCCCGCCGTCAAGCGCATTCTCCAAGAGGTCAAGGAGATGCAGTCCAATCCTTCCGATGATTTCACGAGTCTCCCTCTCGAG GAAAATATATTTGAATGGCAATTTGCAATTAGAGGACCTCGTGATACTGAATTTGAGGGTGCTGTCTATCATGGACGGATCCAATTGCCTTCAGAGTATCCATTCAAACCACCTTCATTTATGTTATTGACG CCTAATGGACGTTTCGAGACCCAAACAAAGATTTGCTTGAGCATATCAAATCATCACCCTGAGCATTGGCAACCATCATGGAGTG TAAGGACCGCTTTAGTTGCTCTGATTGCATTCATGCCTACCAACCCTAATGGTGCTTTGGGGTCGTTGGACTACAAGAAGGAAGAAAGGCGTACCTTGGCCATCAAATCTCGTGAAGCGCCTCCGAAATTTGGGACTCCTGAACGTCAAAAACTGATTGATGAG ATACACGAGTATATGCTAAGCAAGGCACCCCCTGTTCCTCAACATAGCTCCATACAACTACTCGAAGAAGAGCATTCCAGAGACGAGGAGGCTGAGTCCCAGGCAAATTCCCATAATCCTGAGGCTTTACCTGCTGAAGAGGGGATTCCAGATCAAGCAGGAGATAGAATTGTTGAAGAGGAGGTAGTTGTTGATGATAATCTTCAAGGAGTTGAAGCTTCAACGGAGATCCAATCCAATGTTTCAAGGAACCAGTCGCCCCATAATTCTGGTTTAAGGGTTCAAAATCCGAAGCCGGAGACTAGGATACAGCAAAAGCTTGATGATCATATTTTCACATTGATAGCCATTGGACTTGCCATTGCAATTGTGGCCCTTTTGCTGAAGAAGTTCGTTAAATCTTCCGATCAAGGACCAGTTTTCATGGATGGGTCTTAG
- the LOC112796336 gene encoding DELLA protein RGL3 produces the protein MENLSPFNEFGFSAIEDKHSSSNYTSWAIEGMNEVNKVQFSGAEEWGESMGIDPFGSSFEFFPSQQQQQQQLSYLEYGTLENLQFVAVSPPPQTHTYFDDLHMFDENPTRMVPLSEETIANDKQQNSSTPLASLELLKSYGSNKGFKKLCDEEKIMQPIDHSAAGNEVLGRKLSTDDVMRIAGTRFIQSSPSSPKSLGSSALKSIFSHPFGQFFSGLSGEEKEEVQLAESLLACAEKVGFKQYGRAGKLLSQCESSSSKTGSPVKRVVHYFAEALRLRIDLETGRISSKDLKKMQPMDPREITKNLTPSVLAFYGAAPFCQITMFTLVQSIIENVTEAKKIHIIDFEIRKGVQWTTLMQSLVSRNRCPLELLKITAVGSGSNSKLIIEDTGKRLKDFAISLKINLCYDYVIVPDMLQLREDLFKIDPEETIVVYSQYALGSKIQQPDQLETIMRVVKTIRPSVLAITEIEASHNSTSFVNRFIEALFYFSAFFDCLENCMKHDEPNRLVFESQYLAYGIKNILAAEGAERNARNVRIDVWRAFFSRFGLVETEISMLSLFQAELVAKRFPCGSSCTFDRDGNSLLLGWKGTPLNSISVWKFL, from the coding sequence ATGGAAAATTTGAGTCCTTTCAATGAGTTCGGTTTTAGTGCAATTGAGGATAAACATAGTTCATCAAATTATACTTCTTGGGCTATAGAGGGAATGAATGAAGTGAACAAGGTTCAATTTTCTGGTGCTGAAGAGTGGGGTGAGTCAATGGGAATTGACCCTTTTGGGTCTAGTTTTGAATTCTTTCCttcacagcagcagcagcaacaacaattaTCATATCTTGAGTATGGAACATTGGAGAATCTACAATTTGTTGCGGTTTCTCCACCACCACAAACCCATACATACTTTGATGACCTCCACATGTTTGATGAAAATCCAACAAGAATGGTTCCACTAAGTGAAGAAACTATTGCAAACGACAAACAGCAAAACTCATCAACTCCTTTAGCATCACTTGAGTTATTGAAGAGCTATGGCAGCAACAAAGGATTTAAGAAGTTATGTGATGAAGAGAAAATTATGCAACCAATTGATCACTCTGCTGCAGGTAATGAAGTTCTTGGAAGAAAGCTTTCAACTGACGATGTGATGAGGATAGCAGGAACAAGGTTCATtcaatcatcaccatcatcaccaAAATCTTTAGGATCATCAGCTTTGAAGTCAATTTTTAGCCACCCTTTTGGTCAATTTTTCTCAGGACTCTCTGGTGAGGAGAAAGAGGAGGTTCAACTTGCTGAATCACTCTTGGCTTGTGCTGAGAAGGTGGGGTTTAAGCAGTACGGGCGAGCCGGCAAGTTGCTATCTCAATGCGAGTCATCGTCTTCCAAGACCGGTTCACCAGTTAAGCGAGTTGTTCATTACTTCGCGGAGGCTCTTCGCCTCAGGATTGATCTTGAGACGGGAAGAATTTCATCCAAGGACTTGAAAAAGATGCAACCAATGGATCCTCGAGAGATAACCAAGAATCTCACCCCCTCTGTTTTGGCATTTTATGGAGCAGCTCCTTTCTGTCAGATCACAATGTTCACACTAGTCCAATCTATAATTGAAAATGTTACTGAGGCAAAGAAGATTCACATCAttgattttgaaatcagaaaGGGTGTGCAATGGACAACCCTGATGCAATCCCTTGTGTCAAGAAATCGATGTCCTTTAGAGCTGCTTAAGATAACAGCTGTTGGAAGTGGAAGCAATTCGAAGCTTATCATAGAGGACACTGGAAAGAGGTTGAAGGATTTTGCAATAAGCTTGAAGATAAACCTTTGCTATGATTATGTTATTGTACCTGACATGCTGCAACTCAGAGAGGATCTATTTAAGATAGATCCTGAGGAAACAATTGTGGTTTACTCTCAGTATGCACTTGGCAGCAAGATTCAGCAGCCGGACCAGCTCGAAACTATCATGAGAGTTGTCAAAACAATAAGGCCTAGTGTACTTGCGATAACTGAAATTGAGGCGAGCCACAATTCGACTTCATTTGTAAACCGGTTCATTGAGGCGCTTTTCTACTTCAGTGCATTCTTTGATTGTTTAGAGAATTGTATGAAGCATGACGAGCCGAACAGGCTGGTTTTCGAGTCGCAGTACCTTGCTTATGGAATCAAGAACATATTGGCTGCCGAGGGAGCAGAGAGGAATGCTAGGAATGTGAGGATTGATGTATGGAGGGCATTTTTCTCCCGGTTTGGACTGGTGGAAACAGAGATTAGCATGTTATCTTTGTTCCAAGCTGAGCTTGTTGCTAAAAGGTTCCCTTGTGGAAGCAGTTGTACATTTGATAGGGATGGGAATTCCCTTCTTTTGGGGTGGAAGGGAACACCATTGAACTCTATTTCTGTGTGGAAGTTCCTATGA
- the LOC112794670 gene encoding uncharacterized protein → MSPFFQDMLDGVAGYGPGYIGPSYDSLRVNLLADLKRECQMVVDSYRSAWKETGCTLMADGWIDQRQRTLINFLVYCSKGLCFVKSVDASSMVKNASSLCDLFSEVIEWIGPDNVAHVVTDNAVNYVAAGRLINKKFENIHWSSCAAHCLNLILKDISIMPHISSLATRASKITVFVYNHTVFLSWLRQKDDWKEIVRLGPTCFATIFLTLMSIFEHKSELQQLVVDTHFTGHKLGRSANDRTVSAIILDNKFWDDCFTVCQIVSPLIKLLRFVDADDKPSLGIVYEGMLRSENGIKEMFKHRKSVYQPYTEIINSRCDKHLKKNLHATAYFLNPECFFSENYRESPDVMRALLDLVTLHCKVNNLDSVEAMKEIHLYRDRKESFDRPEAVPTAKKFQPDEWWRLFGSSAPCLQKIAVRILSQASASSGCERNWSLFDQIHTTRRNRLEHDRLRDIVYVTYNLRLKSRKKRKQKSQYDPIDIETIDKIDFWVTEEVVEKEPDLPSNIEDLLHEIDADLDQGGGGGGSTSTFYAAPLAFSGPSSGNEGDEINEANLQQIMEDFDD, encoded by the exons ATGTCACCTTTTTTTCAAGATATGTTGGATGGTGTAGCTGGCTATGGGCCTGGTTATATAGGTCCTTCTTATGACTCTTTGAGGGTTAACTTATTAGCCGATCTCAAAAGGGAGTGTCAAATGGTTGTTGATAGCTATAGGTCTGCTTGGAAAGAAACTGGATGTACTCTCATGGCTGATGGTTGGATAGATCAAAGACAAAGAACGTTGattaattttttggtttattgTTCGAAAGGGTTGTGCTTTGTGAAATCTGTAGATGCCTCAAGTATGGTTAAAAATGCTTCTAGCTTGTGTGACTTGTTTTCAGAGGTGATTGAATGGATTGGACCTGATAATGTTGCTCATGTAGTAACCGATAATGCTGTGAATTATGTTGCTGCTGGTAGGCTTATtaataagaaatttgaaaatattcaCTGGTCATCTTGTGCTGCTCATTGCTTGAATCTTATTCTAAAAGATATAAGCATCATGCCACATATTTCTAGCCTTGCAACACGTGCTTCAAAGATTACCGTGTTTGTATATAATCATACGGTGTTCTTGTCCTGGCTAAGACAAAAAGATGATTGGAAGGAGATTGTTCGTCTAGGTCCAACTTGTTTTGCCACTATCTTCCTCACATTGATGAGTATCTTTGAGCACAAATCGGAATTACAACAATTGGTTGTTGATACACACTTTACCGGACACAAATTAGGAAGGAGTGCTAATGATAGAACTGTGAGTGCAATTATCCTAGACAATAAATTTTGGGATGATTGTTTTACTGTATGCCAAATTGTGAGTCCGTTGATTAAATTGCTGAGGTTTGTAGATGCCGATGATAAACCATCATTGGGAATTGTTTATGAAGGTATGCTGAGGTCAGAAAATGGAATCAAAGAAATGTTCAAGCATAGGAAGAGTGTATATCAACCTTACACAGAGATTATCAACTCAAGATGTGACaaacatttgaaaaaaaatcttcaCGCAACAGCCTATTTCTTGAATCCTGAGTGCTTTTTTTCTGAAAATTATAGAGAATCACCTGATGTCATGCGAGCTTTACTTGATCTTGTTACATTGCATTGCAAGGTTAATAATTTAGATTCAGTTGAGGCAATGAAAGAAATACACTTATATAGAGATCGAAAGGAAAGCTTTGATAGGCCTGAAGCTGTTCCAACTGCAAAAAAATTTCAACCTG ATGAATGGTGGAGGTTGTTTGGTAGTTCTGCTCCATGTTTACAAAAAATTGCAGTTCGCATTCTTAGCCAAGCATCTGCTTCTTCAGGATGTGAAAGGAATTGGAGTCTTTTTGATCAAATTCATACAACAAGAAGGAATAGATTGGAACATGATAGGCTACGTGATATTGtgtatgttacatataatttgcgTCTTAAATCCAG aaaaaaaagaaagcaaaagtcgCAATATGATCCAATCGATATTGAAACTATTGATAAGATTGATTTTTGGGTGACGGAAGAGGTTGTTGAAAAAGAGCCTGATCTTCCAAGTAATATTGAAGACTTGCTTC ATGAGATTGATGCTGATTTAGatcaaggtggtggtggtggtggtagtactAGTACATTTTATGCTGCACCACTTGCTTTTTCTGGTCCAAGTAGTGGAAATGAAGGTGATGAAATCAATGAGGCAAATCTGCAGCAAATTATggaggattttgatgattga